Proteins encoded within one genomic window of Raineyella fluvialis:
- a CDS encoding shikimate dehydrogenase family protein — protein MTTSLSGRTGVLLHIGYPTHSFKAPLIYNPWFEAHDIDAAVVPLGLPEPAFSATFRSLMTASNVRGALVTMPHKVTVLDLVDEVRPAARIAGAANAVLVREDGMLVADMFDGEGFVRGMERHGRSATGARALVTGCGGVGSAIAASLAAAGVAELGLYDVRTGSADALAGRLTAHHPQLRVVVGDNDPDGYDVVVNATPMGMEPGDPLPFDVSRIAPTAFVGEVVMKQQITPFLAAARQRGCATQVGTDMLFEQIPAYLEFFGYGSATPAELREVARLAA, from the coding sequence ATGACGACATCGCTCTCGGGCAGGACCGGCGTCCTGCTGCACATCGGGTATCCCACCCACTCGTTCAAGGCCCCGCTGATCTACAACCCGTGGTTCGAGGCGCACGACATCGACGCGGCCGTGGTCCCACTCGGCCTGCCCGAGCCCGCCTTCTCCGCCACCTTCCGGTCGCTGATGACAGCGAGCAACGTACGGGGCGCGTTGGTCACCATGCCGCACAAGGTGACCGTCCTCGACCTGGTCGACGAGGTCCGCCCGGCGGCCCGGATCGCCGGTGCCGCGAACGCCGTCCTTGTCCGCGAGGACGGGATGCTGGTCGCCGACATGTTCGACGGCGAGGGCTTCGTCCGGGGGATGGAGCGGCACGGCCGCTCCGCCACCGGGGCCCGGGCTCTGGTGACCGGCTGCGGCGGGGTCGGGTCGGCGATCGCCGCCTCCCTCGCCGCCGCCGGAGTCGCCGAGCTGGGGTTGTACGACGTCCGGACCGGGTCGGCGGACGCCCTGGCCGGTCGGCTCACCGCGCACCACCCGCAGTTGCGCGTCGTGGTCGGCGACAACGACCCCGACGGCTACGACGTCGTGGTCAACGCCACGCCGATGGGCATGGAGCCCGGCGACCCGCTGCCGTTCGACGTCTCCCGGATCGCACCGACCGCGTTCGTGGGGGAGGTGGTGATGAAGCAGCAGATCACGCCCTTCCTCGCCGCGGCACGGCAGCGGGGGTGCGCCACCCAGGTCGGGACGGACATGCTCTTCGAGCAGATCCCGGCCTACCTGGAGTTCTTCGGCTACGGCTCGGCCACCCCGGCCGAACTGCGGGAGGTCGCCCGGCTCGCCGCCTGA
- a CDS encoding MFS transporter codes for MSQTTTTARKSAAHHEPRGHHAPRRAAASGWIGSALEYYDFFIYAQAAALIFPQLFFPKGDARVALIASLATYGVGYVARPIGAFVLGRWGDRHGRKNVLVLCMILMGASTLAVAALPTYQQVGVLAPALLVALRLVQGFAVAGELSGASSMIVEHAPFGRRGYFASFTLQGTQFGQILAAAIFIPMARMLPDQAFTSWGWRVPFVLSVLVVVAGWLIRRRVPETPAFKEETKAAAVPGSPVAIAFRESGGNMVRVMLMALMNVIPTVTTVFGAAYATQKSYGIGFHADVYLWIPVLGNIVAVIVIPWVGSVSDRIGRRIPIMVGAIGSGLMSFGYLWAISQHNVVLAIVFSLVMWGLVYQGYNATFPSFYAEMFPTRTRVTAMAIAQNIGTMLTAFLPAIFTAIAPPGSTGVPFRIGAITLVITVICALAAWSSRETYRLHVHDLGEPGGTPIPRPEYLRLRREAGGSQLG; via the coding sequence ATGTCCCAGACCACGACGACGGCGCGCAAGAGCGCCGCCCACCACGAGCCGCGGGGCCACCACGCACCTCGGCGAGCCGCCGCCAGTGGGTGGATCGGCAGCGCGCTGGAGTATTATGACTTCTTCATCTACGCCCAGGCCGCGGCGCTGATCTTCCCGCAGCTCTTCTTCCCGAAGGGTGACGCCAGGGTCGCCCTGATCGCCTCCCTCGCCACGTACGGCGTGGGATACGTCGCCCGGCCCATCGGCGCCTTCGTCCTGGGCCGCTGGGGCGACCGGCACGGACGCAAGAACGTGCTCGTCCTCTGCATGATCCTGATGGGCGCCTCGACTCTCGCGGTCGCCGCCCTGCCCACCTACCAACAGGTCGGCGTCCTCGCGCCGGCGCTCCTCGTGGCGCTGCGCCTGGTGCAGGGCTTCGCGGTCGCCGGTGAGCTCTCCGGCGCCAGCTCGATGATCGTCGAGCACGCCCCGTTCGGCCGGCGTGGCTACTTCGCCAGCTTCACCCTGCAGGGCACGCAATTCGGCCAGATCCTGGCCGCCGCGATCTTCATCCCGATGGCCCGGATGCTTCCCGACCAGGCGTTCACCAGCTGGGGCTGGCGGGTGCCGTTCGTCCTGAGCGTCCTCGTGGTGGTGGCCGGCTGGCTGATCCGCCGCCGGGTGCCGGAGACCCCTGCCTTCAAGGAGGAGACGAAGGCTGCCGCCGTCCCGGGCAGCCCGGTCGCCATCGCGTTCCGCGAGAGCGGCGGCAACATGGTCCGCGTCATGCTGATGGCCCTGATGAACGTCATCCCCACCGTCACCACCGTCTTCGGCGCCGCGTACGCCACCCAGAAGTCGTACGGGATCGGCTTCCACGCCGACGTCTACCTGTGGATCCCGGTGCTCGGCAACATCGTCGCCGTCATCGTCATCCCGTGGGTCGGTAGCGTGAGCGACCGCATCGGCCGGCGCATCCCGATCATGGTCGGCGCGATCGGCTCCGGTCTGATGTCCTTCGGCTACCTCTGGGCGATCAGCCAGCACAACGTGGTCCTCGCCATCGTCTTCTCGCTGGTGATGTGGGGCCTCGTCTACCAGGGCTACAACGCGACGTTCCCCTCCTTCTACGCCGAGATGTTCCCGACCCGCACCCGGGTCACCGCGATGGCCATCGCCCAGAACATCGGCACCATGCTGACCGCCTTCCTGCCGGCGATCTTCACCGCCATCGCGCCGCCCGGCAGCACCGGCGTCCCGTTCCGGATCGGCGCGATCACCCTGGTCATCACCGTGATCTGTGCCCTCGCCGCCTGGTCCTCCCGGGAGACCTACCGCCTGCACGTCCACGACCTCGGTGAGCCCGGTGGCACGCCGATCCCGCGTCCCGAGTACCTGCGTCTGCGCCGCGAGGCCGGCGGAAGCCAGCTGGGCTGA
- a CDS encoding TetR/AcrR family transcriptional regulator, whose protein sequence is MGNGRRDEELSRDAARTRAEILQVATAEFSRSGLSGARVDEIAALTRTTKRMIYYYFGGKDGLYAAVLEEAYTGIRRAEQKLDLAPLTPVEAMRTIIEFDFDYHVTHPEFGRLVAIENIHHAEHLRTSERQIPINTPVIDLLDGVLARGHDDGSFCRQGVTAIDVHLMVMSWAIFQVTNRPTVEASFGYDMGSPEHRAKNRRMAVDVILSWLRTAD, encoded by the coding sequence ATGGGGAACGGTCGGCGGGACGAAGAACTCTCGAGGGATGCGGCGCGCACGAGGGCCGAGATCCTGCAGGTGGCCACGGCGGAGTTCTCCCGCTCGGGCCTGTCGGGGGCGAGGGTCGACGAGATCGCGGCGCTCACCCGGACGACCAAGCGGATGATCTACTACTACTTCGGTGGCAAGGACGGCCTCTACGCCGCTGTGCTGGAGGAGGCGTACACCGGCATCCGTCGGGCCGAGCAGAAGCTCGACCTGGCCCCGCTCACCCCGGTGGAGGCGATGCGGACGATCATCGAGTTCGACTTCGACTACCACGTCACGCACCCGGAGTTCGGGCGTCTGGTCGCGATCGAGAACATCCACCACGCCGAGCACCTGCGCACCTCCGAGCGGCAGATCCCGATCAACACCCCGGTGATCGACCTGCTCGACGGCGTGCTGGCCCGTGGCCACGACGACGGTTCGTTCTGCCGGCAGGGGGTGACGGCGATCGACGTCCACCTGATGGTGATGTCCTGGGCGATCTTCCAGGTCACCAACCGGCCGACGGTCGAGGCCAGCTTCGGCTACGACATGGGCTCGCCCGAGCATCGCGCGAAGAACCGTCGGATGGCCGTCGACGTCATTCTCTCCTGGTTGCGCACCGCCGACTGA
- the aroQ gene encoding type II 3-dehydroquinate dehydratase: MTPYVAVLNGPNLNLLGQRQPEVYGRDTLADVEDLCAATAGAAGFEVRCVQSNHEGALLDAVHEMRTEAAGFVVNAGALTHTSVALRDALVTITGPLIEVHISNVHAREAFRHHSYLSDIAAGVIVGCGIEGYCFAVERVLTLTGGRGA, translated from the coding sequence ATGACCCCCTATGTCGCCGTCCTCAACGGTCCCAACCTCAACCTGCTGGGCCAGCGCCAGCCGGAGGTGTACGGCCGCGACACCCTCGCCGACGTCGAGGACCTCTGCGCGGCGACCGCCGGGGCGGCCGGGTTCGAGGTCCGGTGCGTGCAGAGCAACCACGAGGGTGCGCTCCTCGACGCCGTCCACGAGATGCGCACCGAGGCGGCCGGCTTCGTGGTCAACGCCGGGGCCCTCACCCACACCTCGGTGGCCCTGCGCGACGCCCTGGTGACGATCACCGGTCCCCTGATCGAGGTGCACATCTCCAACGTGCACGCCCGCGAGGCGTTCCGGCACCACTCGTACCTGTCCGACATCGCGGCCGGGGTCATCGTCGGCTGCGGGATCGAGGGCTACTGCTTCGCGGTGGAGCGCGTCCTGACGCTGACCGGGGGTCGTGGTGCGTAA
- a CDS encoding sugar phosphate isomerase/epimerase and 4-hydroxyphenylpyruvate domain-containing protein: MRKGIATVSVGGTLDRKLEAISAARFDGIEIFDPDLVSSPLSPAELAHRCADLGLTIDLFQPIRDVEGTPPAEFGAVLHRVRAKFAVMGELGVDRALVCSSVRSDALDDRDLMAEQLAAVAELAAEAGIHVGYEALAWGRTTSRFAEAWDVVRRADHPHLGVVVDTFHMLSREDGPEALGDVPGDRIAFLQIADAPRLGMRILDWSRHFRCFPGQGNLDIAPLVAEVLRRGYRGPLSLEVFSDVVREAEPRATALDAMRSLLYLEEELRGWWDRPENAEERPRIDLFDPPAPPARVDPAWVEISTGGPLAARPLEDLLTALGFTTDDRGGWRNGAATVHLDESPTGAPAAVTALGVAVAEPTDVTTRAEAMLWPRVRGPRTGMHSPSGLSVYLEPTAATGHGEGDWLGIDHVGASVDPNLLPAEQSFFRTVLGMAAGDVTEYIQPNGRMRSRPLTPRDGDLRVIMSVDDGTRPDEARRGLNQIAFGVPDIFAVVQRVRAAGLELMPVPDNYYVDLAARFDLPAERLARLREHGVLYDRAPHGELMHCYTPVLGNGFYLEILQRVDGYRGYGAPNTPIRLAAHADQRLRPLTRPRAGRSTPGSRRWRRGCPTSRRAPGRRTGRVSRCWRRGCSSRRRSWRRR; the protein is encoded by the coding sequence GTGCGTAAGGGCATCGCCACCGTCTCGGTCGGCGGCACCCTGGACCGCAAGCTGGAGGCTATCTCCGCCGCCCGCTTCGACGGGATCGAGATCTTCGACCCCGACCTCGTCTCGTCCCCCCTTTCGCCGGCCGAGTTGGCGCACCGTTGCGCGGACCTCGGGCTCACCATCGACCTTTTCCAGCCGATCCGCGACGTCGAGGGCACCCCTCCGGCCGAGTTCGGAGCCGTGCTGCACCGGGTCCGGGCGAAGTTCGCCGTGATGGGTGAGCTCGGGGTCGACCGGGCACTGGTCTGCTCGTCCGTACGCTCCGATGCCCTCGACGACCGGGACCTGATGGCCGAGCAACTCGCCGCGGTAGCGGAGCTGGCTGCGGAGGCCGGGATCCACGTCGGCTACGAGGCCCTCGCCTGGGGACGGACGACGAGCCGCTTCGCGGAGGCTTGGGATGTGGTGCGCCGGGCCGACCATCCGCACCTGGGCGTGGTGGTGGACACCTTCCACATGCTGTCCCGCGAGGACGGCCCGGAGGCCCTCGGCGACGTGCCGGGCGACCGGATCGCCTTTCTGCAGATCGCCGACGCGCCCCGGTTGGGCATGCGCATCCTCGACTGGTCGCGGCACTTCCGCTGCTTCCCCGGCCAGGGCAACCTCGACATCGCCCCGCTGGTGGCCGAGGTGCTCCGCCGCGGCTACCGCGGCCCGCTCTCGCTGGAGGTCTTCAGTGACGTGGTCCGCGAGGCCGAGCCGCGGGCCACCGCCCTCGACGCCATGCGATCGCTGCTGTACCTGGAGGAGGAACTGCGGGGCTGGTGGGACCGCCCGGAGAACGCCGAGGAACGGCCGCGGATCGACCTCTTCGATCCGCCGGCGCCGCCCGCCCGGGTGGACCCCGCCTGGGTGGAGATCTCCACCGGGGGGCCGCTCGCCGCCCGTCCGCTGGAGGACCTGCTGACGGCGCTCGGCTTCACCACCGACGACCGGGGCGGGTGGCGCAACGGAGCCGCCACCGTGCACCTCGACGAGAGCCCGACCGGTGCTCCGGCCGCCGTGACCGCGCTGGGCGTGGCGGTGGCCGAGCCGACCGACGTCACCACTCGCGCCGAGGCGATGCTGTGGCCGCGGGTCCGCGGGCCGCGGACCGGCATGCACTCCCCCAGCGGACTGTCGGTCTATCTGGAGCCGACCGCGGCGACGGGGCACGGCGAGGGCGACTGGCTGGGCATCGACCATGTCGGTGCCTCCGTCGACCCCAACCTGCTGCCCGCCGAACAGTCCTTCTTCCGGACCGTGCTCGGTATGGCCGCCGGTGACGTGACCGAGTACATCCAGCCCAACGGCCGGATGCGCAGCCGTCCGCTCACTCCCCGCGACGGCGACCTGCGGGTGATCATGTCGGTCGACGACGGCACCCGCCCCGACGAGGCGCGCCGCGGCCTCAACCAGATCGCCTTCGGCGTACCGGACATCTTCGCCGTGGTCCAGCGCGTCCGGGCCGCCGGGCTGGAACTGATGCCGGTGCCGGACAACTACTACGTCGACCTGGCCGCACGGTTCGACCTCCCCGCGGAGCGGCTGGCCCGGCTACGGGAACACGGCGTGCTGTACGACCGAGCGCCCCACGGGGAGCTGATGCACTGCTACACCCCGGTGCTCGGGAACGGCTTCTACCTGGAGATCCTGCAACGGGTGGACGGCTACCGCGGGTACGGGGCACCGAACACACCGATCCGCCTCGCGGCGCACGCCGATCAGCGCTTGCGACCCTTGACCCGCCCCAGGGCCGGCCGGTCCACGCCAGGTAGCCGCCGGTGGCGCCGAGGATGCCCCACATCCCGGCGAGCACCGGGCCGGCGAACCGGCCGAGTTTCTCGGTGTTGGCGACGAGGATGTTCGAGCCGCCGCCGATCATGGCGGCGACGATGA
- a CDS encoding TIM-barrel domain-containing protein: MRVDRRSALALGGGVVAVGALTAAGISLRSPYAAPSVLPSGTWHAGSAAGTYDLGGHQVELGSRFRVLRAGVPVWWARTGVLAAGRGALDWTDVHGHFSDHRRLDRWWSDVRCEAAEVVAAGTLRMSGRFAAVQGEEKSWALTLVSHDDVLEIDLTVPGADVVMLRGDLAADEPVRGLGAQFCPTDLRGRYVVLAAREQGVGRGKEPLTAIVEATKGAGGSPTTTYAPMPALVTDRLRALDWDEDQVAEVDLRNDRVDVAVWTDRVTARWRTAAAPHDLVRTPHDPLPQWTTSGAIIAMQGGTAEVRRKLAALEGAAISGVWIQDWVGERTTSFGDRLWWTWELDRRRYPDWEQLVGELAARGIQVLTYINPFLVEAGEKPGGVRRDLYHEALQQGFLVGHPDGGPYVLDQDGFSAVMVDLTNPDASDWFGQVIEAMPRTGGWMADFGESLPFDAVLHDGDPRTLHNRWPVLWEELCASVRGSDEFVFHRSAWRGTRAPHWAGDQLTSWDAHDGMASALLGILAGGLSGLPVIHGDVGGYTALPQPVIRTTRNAELLLRWSEWYVWSPVLRTHEGNRPAENAQVWDPDVTPAFVQQTKVFAELAAYRAQVVADELPSMRHCCLEVPGTTAARRDDQYFFGPSFLVAPVMEPGATSREVTLPPGRWVLVWTGEEYTGDQVVRIRSLIGQPPVLHRAEDTAAAEISRRIRAL, translated from the coding sequence ATGCGGGTGGATCGGCGGTCGGCATTGGCGCTGGGCGGCGGCGTGGTGGCCGTGGGTGCCCTCACGGCCGCCGGCATCTCGCTGCGCAGTCCGTACGCGGCACCGTCGGTGCTGCCGTCGGGGACATGGCACGCCGGGTCGGCCGCCGGGACGTACGACCTTGGTGGGCACCAGGTGGAGCTGGGGAGCCGGTTCCGGGTGCTGCGGGCCGGGGTGCCGGTGTGGTGGGCCCGGACGGGCGTCCTCGCCGCCGGGCGCGGCGCCCTCGACTGGACCGACGTGCACGGCCACTTCAGCGACCATCGCCGGCTCGACAGGTGGTGGTCCGACGTCCGCTGTGAGGCGGCCGAGGTGGTGGCGGCCGGCACGCTGCGGATGAGCGGCCGCTTCGCTGCCGTCCAGGGTGAGGAGAAGTCCTGGGCGCTGACCCTGGTCTCTCACGACGACGTCCTCGAGATCGACCTCACCGTGCCCGGGGCCGACGTGGTGATGCTCCGCGGCGACCTGGCCGCCGACGAGCCGGTCCGCGGCCTGGGGGCCCAGTTCTGTCCGACCGATCTGCGCGGCCGTTACGTCGTTCTCGCGGCCCGGGAGCAGGGCGTCGGCCGGGGCAAGGAGCCCCTCACCGCGATCGTCGAAGCCACCAAAGGGGCCGGCGGCTCCCCCACCACGACGTACGCTCCGATGCCCGCGCTTGTCACCGACCGGCTGCGGGCCCTGGACTGGGACGAGGACCAGGTCGCCGAGGTCGACCTGCGCAACGACCGGGTGGACGTCGCGGTCTGGACCGATCGGGTCACCGCGCGGTGGCGGACCGCCGCCGCGCCCCACGACCTGGTCCGCACGCCCCACGACCCCCTGCCGCAGTGGACGACGAGCGGGGCCATCATCGCGATGCAGGGCGGCACGGCGGAGGTCCGCCGCAAGCTCGCCGCGCTGGAGGGTGCGGCGATCAGCGGAGTGTGGATCCAGGACTGGGTCGGTGAGCGGACGACGTCGTTCGGTGACCGGTTGTGGTGGACCTGGGAGCTGGACCGGCGTCGCTACCCCGACTGGGAGCAGCTGGTGGGTGAGCTCGCGGCACGCGGCATCCAGGTGCTCACCTACATCAACCCGTTCCTGGTCGAGGCCGGCGAGAAGCCCGGCGGGGTGCGCCGGGACCTCTACCACGAGGCCCTGCAGCAGGGCTTCCTCGTCGGTCATCCGGACGGCGGCCCGTACGTGCTCGACCAGGACGGCTTCTCCGCCGTGATGGTCGACCTCACCAACCCCGACGCGTCCGACTGGTTCGGCCAGGTGATCGAGGCGATGCCGAGGACCGGGGGCTGGATGGCCGACTTCGGCGAGTCGCTGCCCTTCGACGCGGTGCTCCACGACGGGGATCCGCGCACCCTGCACAACCGCTGGCCGGTGCTCTGGGAGGAGCTGTGTGCGAGCGTGCGGGGCAGCGACGAGTTCGTCTTCCACCGCTCGGCGTGGCGCGGAACGCGAGCGCCCCACTGGGCCGGCGACCAGCTGACCTCGTGGGATGCGCACGACGGGATGGCCTCCGCGCTGCTCGGTATCCTGGCCGGCGGCCTGAGCGGACTACCGGTGATACACGGAGACGTGGGCGGCTACACCGCCCTGCCGCAGCCCGTCATCCGCACCACCAGGAACGCCGAACTGCTGCTCCGCTGGAGCGAGTGGTACGTCTGGTCACCGGTGCTGCGGACGCACGAGGGCAACCGGCCGGCCGAGAACGCCCAGGTCTGGGACCCGGACGTCACGCCCGCCTTCGTCCAGCAGACCAAGGTCTTCGCGGAACTGGCGGCCTATCGCGCCCAGGTGGTGGCCGACGAACTGCCGTCGATGCGGCATTGCTGTCTCGAGGTGCCGGGGACGACGGCAGCCCGTCGCGACGACCAGTACTTCTTCGGGCCGAGCTTCCTGGTGGCGCCGGTGATGGAGCCCGGCGCCACCTCCCGCGAGGTGACCCTGCCTCCCGGTCGCTGGGTGCTGGTGTGGACCGGCGAGGAGTACACCGGCGACCAGGTGGTGCGGATCCGCTCCCTGATCGGTCAGCCGCCGGTGCTCCACCGGGCCGAGGACACCGCCGCGGCCGAGATCTCCCGGCGCATCCGGGCACTCTGA
- a CDS encoding TetR/AcrR family transcriptional regulator yields the protein MGVRDEARAETMARIMAAAREQIATVGGAGLSMRAVAREVGLVSSAVYRYFPTRDALLTALIIESYERLGAHLAALPPRWRERAAGFRDWARKHPFEFQLIYGTPIPDYRAPEETIPAAATAIAPFLALADVADAVPELAQLVGFIGLELAGHFVGSEPPAEELFDRTLERQMATLGSR from the coding sequence ATGGGCGTACGCGATGAAGCACGGGCGGAGACGATGGCGCGGATCATGGCGGCCGCGCGCGAGCAGATCGCCACGGTCGGTGGGGCGGGCCTGTCCATGCGCGCGGTCGCCCGGGAGGTCGGCCTGGTGTCGTCGGCGGTCTACCGCTACTTCCCGACCCGCGACGCCCTGCTCACCGCCCTGATCATCGAGTCGTACGAGCGCCTGGGGGCCCACCTCGCCGCCCTCCCCCCGCGCTGGCGGGAGCGGGCCGCCGGCTTCCGTGACTGGGCCCGGAAGCACCCCTTCGAGTTCCAGCTCATCTACGGCACCCCGATCCCCGACTACCGCGCGCCCGAGGAGACCATCCCGGCGGCCGCCACGGCGATCGCCCCGTTTCTCGCGCTGGCCGACGTCGCCGACGCCGTCCCGGAGCTGGCCCAACTCGTGGGCTTCATCGGCCTGGAGCTCGCCGGCCACTTCGTCGGCAGCGAACCCCCGGCCGAAGAACTCTTCGACCGTACGCTCGAGCGCCAGATGGCCACCCTCGGTTCGAGGTAG